In Kitasatospora sp. NA04385, a single genomic region encodes these proteins:
- a CDS encoding CopG family transcriptional regulator, with protein sequence MPENVEPKGFTRLSININAETEEVLKRHKKRGISITETVRRAVALLDLVEREHESGNKIQLVDQNNGVRELVLFV encoded by the coding sequence ATGCCGGAGAACGTCGAGCCAAAGGGCTTCACCAGGTTGAGCATCAACATCAACGCGGAGACCGAGGAGGTCTTGAAGCGCCACAAGAAACGCGGCATCTCCATCACCGAGACCGTTCGCCGCGCCGTCGCTCTCCTCGACCTGGTGGAACGTGAGCACGAGAGCGGAAACAAGATCCAGCTGGTGGACCAGAACAACGGGGTCCGCGAGCTGGTGCTGTTCGTCTGA
- a CDS encoding DUF3151 domain-containing protein, giving the protein METHKNLLDGPGPTLLPEEEHPYRMLAEESASPTQVAAEYPAFCLAWAMLADDAFAAGRTVESYAYARTGYHRGLDALRRNGWKGHGPVPWEHRGNRGFLRCLAALARAAGAIKETEEEARCWQFLKDSSAEAYTVLKQEH; this is encoded by the coding sequence ATGGAGACGCACAAGAACCTTCTTGACGGCCCCGGGCCGACCCTCCTGCCGGAGGAGGAGCACCCGTACCGGATGCTCGCCGAGGAGTCGGCCTCGCCGACCCAGGTGGCGGCCGAGTACCCGGCGTTCTGCCTCGCCTGGGCGATGCTCGCGGACGACGCGTTCGCGGCCGGGCGGACGGTGGAGTCCTACGCGTACGCCCGCACCGGCTACCACCGCGGCCTGGACGCGCTGCGCCGCAACGGCTGGAAGGGCCACGGCCCCGTGCCGTGGGAGCACCGCGGCAACCGCGGCTTCCTGCGCTGTCTGGCGGCGCTCGCCCGGGCCGCCGGCGCGATCAAGGAGACCGAGGAGGAGGCCCGCTGCTGGCAGTTCCTGAAGGACAGCAGCGCCGAGGCGTACACCGTGCTCAAGCAGGAGCACTGA
- a CDS encoding nucleic acid/nucleotide deaminase domain-containing protein: MTAELSRRLLDRFGPGGLRRPTAADLAATALPAEAAGLLADCGLPLRVGPYFATSADDAPALADFAAQRGLPAPTGGEDPWARLGTDRGAELCVDPAGRVWAVFLAFRERPIPVNSSLAAFLDSLAELDDVLRRLAAAEQPQEVFGLFGSVESRLRATDLRAFESDENWWPRVLEDVRHTRGVPGYAAFKYRDRQGGEQILTADGSLALHPEEALWQRLAEGGARPEGVLEVYTELQACFMPGHYCSVWMAETFRQAEFTHSFDYGDTAAEREAGIRELAEALTARNG; the protein is encoded by the coding sequence ATGACCGCAGAACTCTCCCGGCGCCTGCTCGACCGGTTCGGCCCCGGCGGCCTGCGTCGCCCCACGGCGGCGGACCTCGCGGCGACCGCGCTCCCCGCCGAGGCGGCCGGACTGCTCGCCGACTGCGGTCTCCCCCTCCGGGTCGGTCCGTACTTCGCCACCTCGGCGGACGACGCCCCGGCGCTGGCCGACTTCGCCGCGCAGCGGGGGCTCCCCGCGCCGACCGGCGGCGAGGACCCCTGGGCGCGCCTGGGCACCGACCGCGGCGCCGAGCTGTGCGTCGACCCGGCCGGCCGGGTGTGGGCGGTCTTCCTCGCCTTCCGGGAGCGCCCGATCCCGGTCAACAGCAGCCTCGCCGCCTTCCTCGACTCGCTCGCCGAGCTCGACGACGTGCTGCGCCGGCTGGCCGCCGCCGAGCAGCCGCAGGAGGTCTTCGGGCTGTTCGGCTCGGTCGAGAGCCGGCTGCGCGCCACCGACCTGCGGGCCTTCGAGAGCGACGAGAACTGGTGGCCCCGGGTGCTGGAGGACGTCCGGCACACCCGGGGCGTGCCCGGGTACGCGGCGTTCAAGTACCGCGACCGGCAGGGCGGCGAGCAGATCCTCACCGCCGACGGCTCGCTCGCGCTGCACCCCGAGGAGGCCCTCTGGCAGCGGCTGGCCGAAGGGGGCGCGCGGCCCGAGGGCGTCCTGGAGGTCTACACCGAGCTACAGGCCTGCTTCATGCCCGGCCACTACTGCAGCGTGTGGATGGCCGAGACCTTCCGGCAGGCCGAGTTCACCCACAGCTTCGACTACGGCGACACCGCCGCCGAGCGCGAGGCCGGCATCCGCGAACTCGCCGAGGCGCTGACCGCCCGCAACGGCTGA